The following are encoded in a window of Gossypium raimondii isolate GPD5lz chromosome 13, ASM2569854v1, whole genome shotgun sequence genomic DNA:
- the LOC105781902 gene encoding protein HIGH ARSENIC CONTENT 1, mitochondrial, translated as MDAPKSCTPEDVATVNVIAAKDLLGSNHCYLDVRTPEEFSKSHIHHAFNVPYMFITQEGRVKNPEFLKEVSLILKKDDRIIVGCNSGGRGVRACVDLIEASYENVSNMEGGYSAWVDAGLTPAGDKPAEELKTFCKFRP; from the exons aTGGATGCCCCTAAGAG TTGTACGCCTGAAGATGTTGCCACTGTGAATGTAATAGCTGCAAAAGATTTGCTTGGATCAAACCACTGCTATTTGGATGTGAG GACACCCGAGGAGTTCAGTAAAAGTCATATTCACCATGCTTTCAATGTTCCTTACATGTTCATCACACAAGAAG GTAGAGTGAAAAATCCAGAGTTCCTGAAGGAGGTCTCCTTGATCTTGAAAAAGGATGATCGCATAATTGTg GGTTGCAACAGTGGAGGACGAGGTGTCCGTGCTTGTGTTGATCTTATCGAGGCT AGCTATGAGAATGTGAGTAACATGGAAGGTGGTTATTCAGCTTGGGTCGACGCTGGACTCACACCTGCCGGGGATAAACCTGCTGAAGAGCTCAAAACTTTTTGCAAATTTCGaccttaa